A part of Asterias rubens chromosome 14, eAstRub1.3, whole genome shotgun sequence genomic DNA contains:
- the LOC117299491 gene encoding uncharacterized protein LOC117299491 yields MADRGFKGVLRPICLGVIACVLINGLVGANATGNACEVCHCDRQSLTVDCSTRGLTKLPTGIPNDTAILDLSVNFLREIPEDWLMQFPRLIFLKFSSNLISKPFRVPPLLLSLLGDDNHLQDIRMFLINGHKLQRVSFRRNNLEIIRRDTFRNCTDLVKLRLDENKIGQIEPGGLFTSKYTMILLNFNRIAELSPVMFGGGSFWNIHIIESRLTRIKSFTLGGLQHNVRLFGNNIQELPDGLFSDKTDSKRELNRVDFSNNHIREVSPTAFKGVNRLGYLSFAANKLKDESLPNDLFANLKIGFSLDLSMNELSTFPRELLRNQSDMFDLYIQRNHITTLDETMFKGFHSLVSLHIYQNPIKQLADFQFYETSLRYLVMFQGNLSEVGVRPFATEGDTLQQILMHGNPIKHIKDTIWPDLGPDCYVSVDKSLRQAPNMVRTDIIVDLVGDNFIPSFDMRYSASDQLSPAGLECLIVSLFERQCKPCGQGTYGVSSSAGCTPCPPGGFYQSVSGQYSENETMKCEICNIGTYVSPEASPGKGGTDCKVCPTGTDKSTTAGFRACPCVDNYYRTDRFGECHQCPHEGLNCSGEYQHLLPGYWWTWNWTSQEERISQENHDSYMKFVNNICIMNDSYDRSAQRFGGKLPQVHKCSRDDVCPNGGIGIDSTCSEGYKGWLCSECANKYYSWLGHCLECPEWPLFAVEVFCILLAVCIIVGFFVWDAYRRHRRNERNIVSIFLARGKIVVGFCQVMGEIFSALDDIPWPRNLQTLGSVFKTMEVSLVGWLISPRCFIPDFTYPNIYIEFLVGFGFIIAVVLVACCYYASRKRHLTTAQGLSSRFRDDLNKSKQRCFLIVVILLFLSYPSVCSVIISLLPTGCKLFYMDEDKELNITLLRYDYAIDCESPEHNVYNYAAQTAMVYVVGFPLALFILLWYSKSMVNNGKDEASVSSQGSDQVLPSISNDRMEDTEAPVSSQNSDQVLPSTSNDGIEDTEAHVSSQNSDQVLPSTSNDGLEDTEAPVSSQNSDQVLPDTFNDGIEDTEAHVSSQSSAQVLLDPTLYRTDDTDDLATESEGTDTDTLEPDTKISWDSFLCENYKAEFWYWEIIELTRKILQTLFILLFGPEDHFTLFVSVFLSVFFLLIHAYLKPMKDAAEQRLQMCSLGIIFINMLAASLLLMPNDYGPIVEDRKGVLAMTLVLLNISIIVFVALSSVWTGIKVLSRHGCFACIKNSLVQMCRWCRRRYRKEQEGHGYLLDDEHPF; encoded by the exons atggccgaccgtggatTTAAAGGCGTCTTACGACCTATTTGTTTAGGTGTGATTGCTTGTGTACTAATCAATGGACTAGTTGGAGCTAATGCTACGGGGAACGCGTGTGAGGTTTGTCATTGCGATAGACAGTCATTGACAGTTGACTGCAGCACCAGGGGTCTGACTAAGCTGCCGACAGGCATTCCAAACGACACTGCGATACT AGACCTAAGTGTGAACTTCTTGCGAGAAATACCGGAGGATTGGTTGATGCAGTTTCCTCGGCTCATTTTCCT GAAATTTTCCAGCAATCTTATTTCGAAGCCTTTTAGAGTACCACCACTCCTTCTTTCCCT GCTTGGTGACGACAACCATTTGCAAGATATtagaatgtttttaataaacggTCACAAGTTGCAGAGAGT ATCTTTCAGAAGAAACAACTTGGAAATTATTCGAAGGGATACATTTCGAAACTGCACCGACTTAGTCAAACT GCGATTGGACGAGAACAAAATAGGTCAAATAGAACCCGGAGGTTTGTTTACGTCCAAGTACACCATGAT ACTTTTGAACTTCAACCGAATTGCAGAGCTGAGTCCAGTTATGTTTGGCGGTGGAAGCTTTTGGAATAT ACACATTATTGAAAGTCGACTGACACGGATTAAGAGCTTCACACTTGGAGGCCTTCAGCATAATGT ACGACTGTTTGGAAACAATATACAGGAACTTCCAGATGGACTTTTTTCAGATAAGACAGACTCGAAACGAGAACTGAACCGTGT TGACTTTTCTAACAATCACATTCGTGAGGTTTCTCCAACAGCTTTCAAAGGTGTTAATCGATTGGGATATCT ATCTTTCGCTGCAAACAAGCTGAAGGATGAGTCACTACCGAATGACTTGTTTGCCAACTTGAAAATTGGTTTTTCGCT tgATCTATCAATGAATGAACTGTCAACTTTTCCCAGGGAACTTCTACGAAACCAAAGCGATATGTTTGACCTCTACATCCAGCGCAATCACATCACCACTCTGGACGAAACCATGTTCAAGGGATTTCACTCTCTGGTGTCTCT ACACATCTATCAAAACCCGATAAAGCAATTGGCAGACTTTCAGTTTTATGAGACAAGCCTCAGATACCT TGTGATGTTTCAGGGTAATTTATCAGAGGTTGGAGTGAGACCGTTCGCTACGGAAGGAGACACACTCCAGCAAAT ATTGATGCACGGAAATCCCATAAAACATATAAAGGATACCATCTGGCCAGATTTGGGGCCGGACTGTTATGT ATCTGTGGATAAAAGTCTACGACAAGCACCAAACATGGTCCGGACTGACATAATTGT GGATTTAGTCGGAGATAACTTCATACCTTCATTCGATATGAGGTACTCGGCATCAGATCAATTATCACCTGCGGGTTTAGAATGCCTGATAGTTTCATTGTTTGAGCGTCAATGCAAGCCCTGTGGGCAGGGGACTTACGGAGTATCTTCATCAGCAGGGTGTACCCCGTGTCCGCCAG gcGGGTTTTACCAAAGTGTATCTGGTCAGTATTCAGAAAACGAAACGATGAAGTGTGAAATATGCAACATCGGAACGTACGTATCACCTGAAGCTTCACCCGGCAAGGGAGGTACTGATTGTAAGGTGTGTCCAACAGGAACAGATAAAAGTACCACTGCAGGGTTCCGGGCTTGTCCGTGTGTGGACAACTATTACCGCACTGACCGGTTTGGCGAATGTCATCAGTGTCCCCACGAAGGGCTCAACTGCTCCGGGGAATATCAACATCTTCTTCCGGGCTACTGGTGGACGTGGAACTGGACCTCACAAGAAGAACGGATCTCGCAGGAAAACCACGATTCCTATATGAAATTTGTTAACAATATATGCATTATGAATGACTCATATGACAGAAGTGCGCAGAGATTTGGCGGTAAATTACCCCAGGTACACAAATGTTCCCGCGACGACGTGTGTCCAAATGGTGGAATTGGTATCGACTCAACTTGCAGTGAAGGCTACAAGGGCTGGCTGTGTTCCGAATGTGCAAACAAGTATTACTCTTGGCTTGGCCATTGTTTGGAATGTCCTGAGTGGCCGTTATTTGCTGTAGAAGTCTTCTGCATCTTGCTTGCTGTTTGCATCATAGTCGGTTTCTTTGTGTGGGATGCATATAGAAGGCATCGTCGGAATGAACGAAATATTGTGAGCATCTTCTTAGCACGCGGGAAAATCGTGGTTGGTTTTTGCCAAGTCATGGGGGAGATATTCTCTGCACTAGACGACATTCCCTGGCCAAGGAATTTGCAGACATTGGGTTCAGTCTTTAAGACAATGGAGGTCAGCTTAGTTGGTTGGTTGATTAGTCCTCGATGCTTTATTCCGGATTTCACCTACCCCAATATTTACATTGAATTCTTGGTCGGTTTCGGGTTCATCATAGCGGTTGTTCTTGTTGCTTGTTGTTACTACGCATCCAGAAAACGTCACCTAACGACGGCACAAGGGTTGTCTTCACGGTTCAGAGATGATCTcaataaaagtaaacaaaggTGTTTCCTTATTGTTGTCATTCTGCTCTTTCTGTCGTACCCAAGTGTTTGCAGTGTTATAATTAGCCTTTTGCCGACTGGGTGTAAGCTGTTTTACATGGATGAGGATAAAGAACTCAACATCACCTTGCTGAGGTATGATTACGCAATAGACTGTGAGAGCCCAGAACACAATGTTTACAACTATGCCGCCCAAACAGCTATGGTATACGTTGTTGGTTTCCCGCTCGCATTGTTCATACTTCTGTGGTATAGCAAAAGCATGGTCAACAATGGAAAAGATGAAGCATCTGTTTCGAGTCAGGGTTCAGATCAAGTGTTACCCAGTATCTCCAATGATAGGATGGAGGATACCGAAGCACCTGTTTCGAGTCAGAATTCAGATCAAGTGTTACCCAGTACCTCCAATGATGGGATAGAGGATACAGAAGCACATGTTTCGAGTCAGAATTCAGATCAAGTGTTACCCAGTACCTCCAATGATGGGTTAGAGGATACAGAAGCACCTGTTTCGAGTCAGAATTCAGATCAAGTGTTACCCGATACCTTCAATGATGGGATAGAGGATACAGAAGCACATGTTTCGAGTCAGAGTTCCGCTCAAGTGTTGCTCGATCCCACCCTGTATAGGACAGATGATACTGATGACCTTGCGACAGAGTCAGAAGGGACTGACACTGACACCTTGGAGCCAGATACCAAAATCAGCTGGGACAGTTTTCTGTGTGAAAACTACAAAGCTGAGTTCTGGTACTGGGAGATCATTGAACTTACCCGTAAGATCCTGCAGACGCTCTTCATACTGCTGTTCGGACCCGAGGACCACTTCACACTCTTTGTGTCTGTATTCTTGTCTGTCTTCTTCCTGCTCATCCACGCCTACCTGAAACCAATGAAGGATGCCGCGGAGCAGCGGCTTCAGATGTGCTCGCTTGGTATCATCTTCATAAACATGTTGGCGGCGTCCTTACTCCTCATGCCAAATGACTATGGGCCAATTGTAGAAGATAGAAAGGGAGTTCTTGCAATGACGTTGGTTCTTCTGAATATCAGCATTATTGTATTCGTCGCAT taAGCTCCGTCTGGACTGGCATCAAGGTTCTTTCTAGACATGGATGCTTCGCTTGTATAAAAAATTCATTGGTGCAGATGTGTAGATGGTGCCGGAGACGCTACAGGAAGGAGCAAGAAGGCCACGGTTATCTGCTGGATGATGAACACCCTTTTTGA